The following coding sequences are from one Ornithodoros turicata isolate Travis chromosome 1, ASM3712646v1, whole genome shotgun sequence window:
- the LOC135378734 gene encoding uncharacterized protein LOC135378734 encodes MPQACGVRGCVNSVCNRSKYRRHTVPRKEPPRSTWLRLIQRDDVPSNAAIVVCFLHFRPDDYELNVSLVEGSGVGKFKHRLRPEVTPSLNLPNAAAAQENVVRMSPVTCLQRYILEIYVSCTCLAHFINFNHFPQIQAEQRVPEGDSLNGDSACASLVSHASSFGNEESGYSSHTQPASPVLTSQSPSPDMTPTTVLQCMNCGCRQPNSVPLTEEKGTQYSLPRESKWTQTTVVQTRRVGTQANHNAKSLQTSSTQTSEDFCELGPQHSGIQWEPKRCSTPVMNDVTETTIGDTDNPADTTYVPQHDSLLGDSPQASSVSPQEERKYIIFESKLKELFRSCTTCLNPCTTSFSCVGSLLRVESCCVDGHTFVWESQPYISNKPAGNVLLSAAILFSGASPTPTLRMLKLINVKIFCDHTFFNYQRGYLLPAITEVWTQHQAALLVELQGKETDLAADGRCDSPGHNAKYLSYSFYDGKLNKVVHTVQVQSNEVASSYHMELEALQRGLEELYDFNVGVRSLTTDRHPSVRKYMRTSHPEVNHQFDVWHVSKGIRKKLMSASKGKGCEALELWSKPVVNHLYYCVTHSEGDAERVLSMWKSLNNHVCNIHEGHEGPYPRCLHPVLDENDRPWLIPGSQPQKKLAEITLAKYLLKDIPKLSPDVQTSNLEAFHSLLIRFASKSVGYGPKTMKCRTQLAILHFNENSNRAHAFTEDGELRYLMKRSKVYSGEYVALPIKEEPTFNYARKLLDKVVELCHKWPTFDDAWAANPPDELPSLTKNEPPVDKRALVEARQHRLEMCRCCLCKEDSQM; translated from the exons GGCTCCGGAGTTGGAAAATTCAAACATAGACTGAGACCCGAAGTGACGCCGTCGTTGAACCTACCTAATGCTGCCGCCGCGCAAGAGAACGTGGTACGTATGTCGCCTGTGACGTGCCTGCAACGGTACATACTAGAAATATATGTGTCGTGCACCTGCTTAGCACATTTTATAAATTTCAATCACTTTCCTCAAATACAGGCAGAACAACGTGTACCAGAAGGTGACAGCCTAAACGGTGACAGTGCATGTGCCAGCTTAGTCAGTCAC GCTTCTTCCTTTGGAAATGAAGAGAGCGGTTATTCATCTCACACCCAACCTGCTTCCCCTGTGCTTACATCTCAGTCTCCCAGT CCCGACATGACACCTACAACCGTCCTACAGTGCATGAACTGTGGGTGCAGGCAGCCCAACAGCGTACCTTTGACTGAAGAAAAAGGGACCCAGTACAGTTTGCCAAGAGAGTCGAAGTGGACCCAAACAACAGTTGTCCAAACTAGGAGAGTCG GCACACAAGCAAATCATAATGCCAAATCTCTGCAAACATCGTCAACTCAAACAAGTGAAGACTTCTGTGAACTTGGGCCACAGCACTCAGGCATTCAATGGGAACCAAAACGGTGCTCTACACCAGTTATGAATGATGTGACAGAGACCACTATCGGTGACACTGACAATCCAGCAGACACCACCTATGTACCACAACACGACAGCCTTCTTGG TGATAGCCCTCAAGCCAGCAGTGTCAGTCCCCAGGAGGAGAGAAAATATATAATATTCGAAAGCAAGCTGAAAGAACTGTTTCGTTCCTGCACCACATGCTTGAACCCATGTACTACAAGCTTCAGCTGTGTTGGTTCCCTCCTCCGAGTTGAGTCCTGCTGCGTAGATGGTCATACGTTTGTTTGGGAGAGCCAGCCATACATATCAAATAAGCCTGCTGGAAACGTCCTGCTGTCTGCAGCAATTCTGTTTAGCGGAGCAAGTCCCACTCCAACACTGCGGATGCTCAAACTGATAAATGTCAAG ATCTTCTGTGATCACACGTTTTTCAACTACCAGCGAGGATACCTTCTACCAGCAATAACTGAG GTATGGACACAGCACCAAGCGGCACTCCTGGTTGAGTTGCAGGGCAAGGAAACCGACTTGGCTGCTGATGGAAGATGCGATTCTCCGggccacaacgcaaagtacCTATCGTACAGTTTCTATGATGGGAAGCTGAACAAGGTTGTCCATACAGTACAGGTTCAG TCAAATGAAGTGGCATCAAGCTACCACATGGAGCTGGAAGCACTGCAGCGTGGCCTTGAAGAACTGTATGATTTCAACGTCGGTGTACGGTCTTTGACAACAGATCGGCATCCCAGTGTACGGAAATACATGCGTACATCACACCCAGAGGTTAACCACCAGTTTGATGTCTGGCACGTTTCCAAAG GCATTCGAAAGAAGCTGATGAGTGCCAGCAAAGGAAAAGGTTGCGAAGCACTTGAGCTATGGTCAAAGCCTGTGGTGAATCATCTGTACTACTGTGTCACCCACAGCGAAGGAGATGCAGAGCGTGTGTTATCGATGTGGAAGAGCCTTAACAATCATGTGTGCAACATTCATGAGGGCCATGAAGGCCCATATCCACGCTGTCTGCACCCTGTCCTGGACGAGAACGACCGACCATGGCTCATTCCTG GGTCACAGCCTCAGAAGAAGCTAGCAGAGATAACCCTGGCAAAATATCTGTTGAAGGATATTCCAAAGCTTTCTCCTGATGTTCAGACATCAAACTTGGAAGCATTCCACAGCCTTCTCATCCGGTTTGCTTCCAAGTCTGTTGGGTATGGCCCCAAAACTATGAAATGCAG GACGCAGCTAGCCATCCTGCATTTCAATGAAAACTCCAACAGGGCCCATGCTTTCACAGAAGATGGAGAACTGCGCTACCTAATGAAGCGATCGAAGGTGTACTCTGGAGAGTATGTTGCGCTGCCCATCAAGGAGGAGCCTACCTTCA ATTATGCTCGCAAGCTTCTGGACAAGGTGGTAGAGCTCTGCCATAAATGGCCTACATTTGATGACGCATGGGCTGCAAACCCTCCCGATGAACTGCCTAGTCTAACGAAGAACGAGCCCCCTGTAGACAAGAGGGCACTTGTAGAGGCCAGGCAACACCGTCTAGAGATGTGTCGCTGCTGCCTGTGCAAGGAAGATTCGCAAA TGTAG